Genomic window (Staphylococcus debuckii):
TGAAATAAATGCTTTGAGATTTATTTGCCGAATACTGCCTTTTCCAAATTAGAAATGCGTTTAAGTATATCCACATTATTCGTACTGCCATTTGATGAAAAATTCTTGTTTTCTTGTGGTCTAGAAGTTGCTACACGTAAACGCAGTTCTTCAAGTTCTTTCTTCAACTTATGGTTCTCTTCATTTAATTTAACGACTTCACTATCTAAGTCAGCCATTTTTTGATAGTCTGCAATGATGTCATCTAGGAATGCATCTACTTCTTCCCTTCTATAGCCTCGGGCAAGAGTTTTTTCGAAATCTTTTTCATAAATATCTTTCGCTGATAATTTTAAAGATACATCTGCCATTTTTTCTCCACCTCATTCGAAACTTTCTTCTTCTGACCACTGCAAATCATTGATGAAAACATTTATTTCATCAAATGTTACAATATCACAAGTATAATTTGTTTGTTCTGCAAAATCAACTAACATTCGCTTGAAGAACTTAGGACTCGCCTCTTGTTCTTCGTCATATAACAATACTGTTATATCAGAGTGTTCCAACATAAACAAATCAGTTTGTTTAAACTGATAAGGTCCTTCATATGGGGCATGGTGAACAGTATCTATAAAATCCGCGTGTGCTGTAATTTGTTGATATTGTAATTGATTTTGTTCATTCCACCGTTCAGTATGGTTTTGAAAAGGTGGGATGACCCCTAGTTTCAACTCAGGGTATTCTTTTTTTAACGCGATGACAACTTCAGCTGCCCACAATTCAATGCCTAATTGACCTTGTATTAATACCCATTCTAAGCCTTCTTCAATCAAAGTTTTAATCTTATTTTCAATAAAGGCTTTTAAATATTTTATTTCAGGTGCATCCTCTTTAAATATATTTAATTCGTAAGATTTATATCCTGTAATATAGGCAGTTTTAACCATATTGCGTTTCACTTTCCTTAATATATTTTAAATCGTATTTCACACTTTTCAATTTTTCCATAAAGATTTTTCTGCTGGTTTTAGCATAGTGACATTCTACAGAAAGTTTTTCAATATTTTGTATCAATATATGATATTTCTTATTATTCATATAAGGAAGCGCAATGACATACTCAGCCTTTCCATTTAATTGAGAAATCAAATTGTCAATTTCTTTAGTAAAAGGTACAACATCTTGGTGAAAAGAATACTGAGTTCCCTCACGTGCTAGCTGGTAGCGTTCTTTCATCGTTTGAGTATATTGGATCAACTGCTGGATAATTGTGTACATCCTCTATTCCTCCTATAACAATAATTTATCACAATGCGTTTTGAACGTCATTTTTGCAAACCCTAGTGATGATAGGCTTGAGTTTGTGTAATGGCAGATTTAACGTTAAAATAAAATGTATACGAAAGAGGTTGGATATCTTCTAATGATTAAAAAATTACTAGAAGTATATTTCAATCTTAGTATATAAATATATTCACAGAGTTTGCATAAAACTGTGAGTACTGTATAATAATTACGGTTTTAGAAACCTGTAGTGTGGTGAAAAAAATGAATTATCCGAATGGTAAGCCATTTAATACAAATAAGACTAAAGTTGGACGCACAAACAACCATCAGTCGAGTAAAATCAAATATGGTGGTCGCGGGATGACTTTGGAAAAGGAAATTGAAATATCCAATGATTACTACCTTTCGATAGGAAAAGCTGTGATTCATAAGAAACCGACACCCGTCCAAATTGTGGACGTTTCTTATCCAAAACGCAGTAAAGCAGTCATCAAAGAAGCTTATTTCCGAACACCTTCTACAACTGATTATAATGGCGTATATAATGGCTATTATATTGATTTCGAAGCAAAAGAAACTAAAAATAAAACTTCTTTTCCTTTAAAGAATATACATGAGCATCAAGTGAAGCATATGAAGTCGGTATATGAACAAAAAGGCATTACCTTCTTATTGATACGTTTCAAAACTTTAGATGAAGTGTATCTATTACCATATGTACCATTTGAATATTTCTGGAAAAGAGCACAGCAAGATATCAAGAAATCTATTACAGTTGAAGAAATCAGAAAAAATGGTTACCATATTCCTTATCAGTATCAACCACGTTTGAATTATCTCAAAGCCGTTGATAAGTTGATATTAGATGAAAGTGAGGACCGCGTATGACGGAAAGAAAAGGGACTGCTAATTCGAATAATAGCAAGTCCGGTAAAAAACAGAATAAAAGTATTAAAAGGACAATCATCAAGATTATCGGCTTTATACTTATTGCCTTTATCGTTTTAGCATTAATTGGCGTTCTTTTATTTGCATATTATGCTTGGAAAGCACCTGCTTTTACAGATGCGAAATTAAAAGACCCGATTCCAGCAAAAATTTACGACAAAAATGGAGATCTTGTTAAAACGCTTGATAACGGTCAAAGACGTGCTCACGTCGAACTGAAAGATGTTCCGCAACATATGAAAGACGCAGTGTTGGCAACCGAAGATAACCGTTTCTATCACCATGGCGCTCTAGACTATAAACGTCTGTTCGGAGCTGTAGGTAAGAATATTACTGGTGGTTTCGGTTCACAAGGGGCTTCAACTTTGACACAACAAGTTGTTAAACGTTCGTTCTTAACAGATCAAAAATCTATTGGACGTAAAGCGCAAGAAGCATACTTATCTTATCGTCTTGAACAAGAATACAGTAAAGACGACATTTTCCAGATTTACTTAAATAAAATCTATTATTCTGATGGTGTGTATGGTGTTAAAGCAGCTGCAAAATATTACTTCGATAAAGACTTGAAAGATTTAAGTCTTCCTGAAGAAGCATATTTAGCTGGTTTACCGCAAGTACCTAACTTGTATAATGTGTATGATCATCCTAAAGAAGCGGAATCACGTAAAGATACAGTATTATACTTAATGCATTACCACCATAGAATTACTAAAGCAGAAATGGAAAAAGCACAAGATACTCCAATCGAGAAAAATCTTGTAAAACGTAATGCTGACCAACGTGCTATTAAGGCTGATGACAAAGATCCAGAAATGGATTCATATGTTAACTTTGTGAAAACAGAACTAATGGCTCATCCTAAGTATAAAGATAAA
Coding sequences:
- the recU gene encoding Holliday junction resolvase RecU → MNYPNGKPFNTNKTKVGRTNNHQSSKIKYGGRGMTLEKEIEISNDYYLSIGKAVIHKKPTPVQIVDVSYPKRSKAVIKEAYFRTPSTTDYNGVYNGYYIDFEAKETKNKTSFPLKNIHEHQVKHMKSVYEQKGITFLLIRFKTLDEVYLLPYVPFEYFWKRAQQDIKKSITVEEIRKNGYHIPYQYQPRLNYLKAVDKLILDESEDRV
- a CDS encoding DUF1273 domain-containing protein produces the protein MVKTAYITGYKSYELNIFKEDAPEIKYLKAFIENKIKTLIEEGLEWVLIQGQLGIELWAAEVVIALKKEYPELKLGVIPPFQNHTERWNEQNQLQYQQITAHADFIDTVHHAPYEGPYQFKQTDLFMLEHSDITVLLYDEEQEASPKFFKRMLVDFAEQTNYTCDIVTFDEINVFINDLQWSEEESFE
- the gpsB gene encoding cell division regulator GpsB: MADVSLKLSAKDIYEKDFEKTLARGYRREEVDAFLDDIIADYQKMADLDSEVVKLNEENHKLKKELEELRLRVATSRPQENKNFSSNGSTNNVDILKRISNLEKAVFGK
- a CDS encoding DUF1798 family protein → MYTIIQQLIQYTQTMKERYQLAREGTQYSFHQDVVPFTKEIDNLISQLNGKAEYVIALPYMNNKKYHILIQNIEKLSVECHYAKTSRKIFMEKLKSVKYDLKYIKESETQYG